A region of Salvia splendens isolate huo1 chromosome 17, SspV2, whole genome shotgun sequence DNA encodes the following proteins:
- the LOC121774447 gene encoding putative nuclease HARBI1, producing the protein MVKGKGCLSALDGTHINVIVSTEDKPRFLSRKGQISTNTLAACDRNLQLVYALPGWEGSAGNSRVLRDAVTRVNELKVPKGEVEGVLTPFRGVRYHLKEWASGTDAPQNAIELFNMRHTKARNVIERAFAVLKMRWGILRSASFYPIKMQIRLIMACFLLHNFIRREMAIDPIKSEIDGADLGVLLNGDNGPADKTL; encoded by the exons ATGGTTAAAGGTAAG GGCTGCCTGAGTGCCTTGGATGGTACACACATTAATGTGATTGTAAGTACTGAAGACAAACCGCGGTTTCTTTCAAGGAAAGGCCAAATTTCTACCAATACACTCGCGGCTTGTGATCGGAACCTGCAATTGGTCTATGCATTACCTGGATGGGAGGGGTCAGCTGGCAACTCTCGTGTGCTGAGGGATGCTGTGACTCGGGTTAATGAGTTGAAGGTTCCAAAAGGTGAAGT TGAGGGCGTCTTGACACCATTCAGAGGCGTTCGATATCATCTCAAGGAATGGGCTTCTGGAACTGACGCACCTCAGAATGCTATCGAGTTGTTCAATATGCGACACACAAAAGCAAGAAATGTCATTGAGAGGGCGTTTGCCGTTTTAAAGATGCGATGGGGGATCCTCCGAAGTGCATCCTTTTATCCAATTAAAATGCAGATCCGATTGATAATGGCTTGCTTTCTCTTACATAACTTCATACGCCGTGAAATGGCAATTGATccaatcaaatctgaaatcgaCGGCGCAGACTTAGGGGTGCTTCTCAATGGTGATAATGGTCCCGCTGATAAAACGCTATGA